A stretch of DNA from Carya illinoinensis cultivar Pawnee chromosome 12, C.illinoinensisPawnee_v1, whole genome shotgun sequence:
CACGCCATCCACCTCAATGAGCAGCGAGCTCACGCCCACCATCACCAGTACGGTTAAGAAGCTTGACCACAATGCCAGCGAGCGTGATCGTCGCAAGAAGATAAATACTTTGTACTCCACTCTGCGTTCATTACTTCCTGCTGCTGATCAAGAGGTACCCAACCTCTCTTCCAGtactttgttttcatttttctttcccataTAAGATTCTCGGTATTCTAAGGATGAACAAGATCTCtaagtttttgtttaaatttgagaGCCGGCCTTACTAATCAAAGCGGTAGACATAGCTGAGTCTTGTAGCATTTACTAAATATTTTACGCAACTCCAAAAATCCATATTAgcattaataaatattgtaaacccacttcatatatttatttattttcctattaATTACAAGCTTAATTGTCAGCTTCTTCTCAAATAATTCAttcttcttaattaattagtgaCGTTTTCTTAACATTTATTTGATACAGAAAAAATTAAGTACTCCGGCCACAGTTTCACGCGTGGTCAAATACATACCAGACTTACAACAGCAAGTGGAAGGATTGATCCAAAAGAAGGAAGCTCTTCTCTCGAGGGTTTCTAGTTCTAGGCCGCAAGGAGAACAAAATAATCAAGGAAATATTCATAGAAAGAGTACAATAGCTGGAATCCCTTCATCTGCTGTATCGGCAAATTGGCTTAATGATAGAGAAGTTATGGTTCAGATATCCACGCACAAGTTTCAGAAGAGTCCGTTAGCTGATATCTTGTTTGATTTAGATAAGGATGGGTTCCTACTGTTAAATGCTTCTTCGGTCGTGTCCTTTAAAGGAACGGCCGTTTACAATCTCCACCTCCAAGTATggttaatttctttgttttgtttactTGCGTTTACAGTTTTAATTACCGTCctaaatgatatatatttatatattggttCATGGCCGGTAAACTCAGTCTCGTATAATTAATATTTGGAATATTCCTCATCAGGTGGACAGAAGTTACATATTGGAGCGTGAAGTTTGGAATGAGAAGTTCCCGTCGTTGCATAAGAAGGGGAAAGAGTTTAATAATCACAAATGTATTGACTGTATACATTTCAACGATTTATAGGTTTTAATGGGGATCTAGGTTAATTAAGTACTCCTTTCCATATCTATCGTGGCTATTTTATTTCAGTTGTCACATACTGTTCAAAATTACCGATATAAAATGTAAGAtatgaacaaaatatatatgtacacatGAAATGCGTACACCAATATTAGTATTTTTGTTAAGAGTTATAATATTCAGAGTAAACTCGTGCctcaaatttgaatttgaaccAGGAATATATAATTTGGTTCTGAGCACTTCTtttattcattagaaaaatatagttacaagtataattgtgcactaatctgtacattaatataatgtgattgattaaaaagtaaattttattgaaaataatgttaatttaaattttaagtatgaatgaatcaatattgatatatagattaatacgcaactatatttgtatataacaaaactcttatctATTTGAGATGCGATGTTttacgtttatttttattttatttttaaaggacAGTCCCATTTCAAATCTACGGGCCGTTTTAGTCTAAAAAATGCATCCAGCATCAACCTCCGGGCCCAGGATCGGTTAAGTGACAAGTATTTCTACCAAGCAGGGTTCGGTCCATCAAATGCGTGTTATGTTGGGCTTCGTGCATGGGTTCAATATGATCTCCACAATCGgtgtggtttttctttttcaaacaaatatcatTCGACAATTACACTTAAATCCGCACCTCAATACAAGCTGGAGGCGAGCTGGGATTCGGTCCCCATTAATTACTAGATATTACGACTTTTTAAACATGTGATATTTTTGTCCCATCACATTGTTTACAAGTTGGTGCGTAACATGTTATTTT
This window harbors:
- the LOC122290525 gene encoding transcription factor ORG2-like; this encodes MLASPPPTPFSTMAWPDLDHQDRKSHKRKSCTINSDINIAASESLVRCPDPSGSTKVGVELNRSTPSTSMSSELTPTITSTVKKLDHNASERDRRKKINTLYSTLRSLLPAADQEKKLSTPATVSRVVKYIPDLQQQVEGLIQKKEALLSRVSSSRPQGEQNNQGNIHRKSTIAGIPSSAVSANWLNDREVMVQISTHKFQKSPLADILFDLDKDGFLLLNASSVVSFKGTAVYNLHLQVDRSYILEREVWNEKFPSLHKKGKEFNNHKCIDCIHFNDL